CTGATTAAGGCTGAAGAGAACTTAAATTATAACACGATGAAACTTGAATACACAGACTGGCAACTGATTACTTATGCCGAAGCATGGCAACAACAGACCGCGCTTTTCGACGAACTTATCCGCGCCAAGATGGCGGGAGAGCCTTATACCAATAACATTATCACCTGCGAACATCCGCACGTTTACACTTTGGGACGAAGCGGAAAAGACCAAAATATGCTGATTAGTGAAGAACAACTCCAGAAAATGGGCGCATCTCTGTATCACATTGACCGGGGTGGCGATATTACTTATCATGGACCGGGGCAGATTGTTTGTTATCCTATCCTGAATTTGGAAGATTATCGTCTGGGGCTGAAAGAGTATATCCATCTGCTGGAAGAGGCTGTAATCAACGTGTGCAGTCATTACGGAATAAAGGCCGACCGTTTAGCCGGAGCCACCGGAGTATGGCTGGATGGTGGAACACCCAAAGCCCGAAAGATATGTGCAATTGGAGTACGGAGCAGTCATTTTGTAACCATGCACGGACTGGCATTCAACATCAATACCGACCTGAAGTATTTTCATTTCATCAATCCATGCGGATTTATCGACAAAGGTGTAACTTCTCTAGAGAAAGAACTGAACCAGAAGATAGATTTGGAACAACCGAAATCGATGTTACGTTCTGAGATTGAACGACTTCTTTCCAGACAATTATCTGAAAACTGAAAGAGGCTGCAGAAGTCGCTCTACAATATGAAAGAGTTATAGTTTGTATTCCGTACAAAAATACGAAAACGAGTGTTCGAAATCCTGCAGTATGAATGAGTTTAGTTTGTACTTTCAATAAAAAAAGGAAGGCCTTGTAATCAATCATGCGGATTGATGCTGAATAGCTTCTCAAACGAAACATTATGAAAACAAAAAGAAGGGGTTATCCCGAAATTGGAACAACCCCTTCTTTTTGTTTTTTCTTCGGGTCTTAATATGAC
The Bacteroides sedimenti genome window above contains:
- the lipB gene encoding lipoyl(octanoyl) transferase LipB gives rise to the protein MKLEYTDWQLITYAEAWQQQTALFDELIRAKMAGEPYTNNIITCEHPHVYTLGRSGKDQNMLISEEQLQKMGASLYHIDRGGDITYHGPGQIVCYPILNLEDYRLGLKEYIHLLEEAVINVCSHYGIKADRLAGATGVWLDGGTPKARKICAIGVRSSHFVTMHGLAFNINTDLKYFHFINPCGFIDKGVTSLEKELNQKIDLEQPKSMLRSEIERLLSRQLSEN